The DNA segment TTCCTCCAAGAGGTACAGCGCTACCTGGACCCAACTGGATTGGAGGTAGCATGGGAATTATTGGTAGAGGATGGAACGAGCGTTACAGATGTGGAAATGGCGTCAGTGCTGTTTTCTGACAAAAGTGCTCCCCTGTGTTACGCAGCGTACTATTTGCTATCTGAAGATAGACTTTATTTCAAGCAAAAAGGCGATCGCTACGAGCCGCGTCCTGCTACTCAGGTAGCAGAACTGAAACATCAGATAGAAGTCGAAAAAGAACGACTCTTGCGGCGACAAGAATTTGTAGAGCGGGTGCAAAAGGCACTCGCTGGCGAACAGGTCGAGTGGAAACGCCGCGAACGCCAACGCCTGGAAGCCATTGAAAAATATGCGGCTCTGTTGACAGATGTCGTTCGTGCTGGACTCAATCAAGAATCTCTGAATCGCGCCTATCCCCCTCCAGCACCTGTTTTGGAAACCATGAACGAGCTTGGACGCCCCGGAACTCCCCAAGCTGCGTTTCAACTGCTGGTGGATTTGGGATTGTGGAGTCCTCACGAAAATCTGTATCTGCGGCGCAGTCAGATCCCCGTTCACTTTCCAGACAAGGTGATAGAAGTGGCTAAGCAGTATGCTGAGTTCGCGCCGAACGATACGGATGAACACCGATTAGATCTGACTCATTTGAAGGTATACACGATTGATGATGAAAGTACCAAGGAGATAGACGATGGCTTGAGTATGGAAACTCTCGCCGATGGGCGTCAGCGGCTTTGGATACATATTGCCGACCCCTCGCGCTTGGTTTCGCCAGGAGACGAATTAGACTTAGAAGCTAGACGGCGCACCACGACGTTGTATTTACCGACGGGGATGATTCCGATGTTCCCGCCGAGTTTGGCAACCGGGCCAATGAGCTTAGTGCAAGGAAAAATTTGTTGGGCGCTGAGCTTTGGCGTGCTTTTGGATGAGAAGGGTGCCGTAGAGGACTATCGCATCAGTGCCAGCTTAATTAAGCCGACCTACCGCCTGACTTACGAAGATGTGGATGAGATGCTGCAACTGGGTATCCAGGCAGAACCAGAGATAGCAGCGATCGCTGCTTG comes from the Coleofasciculus sp. FACHB-1120 genome and includes:
- a CDS encoding RNB domain-containing ribonuclease yields the protein MEKGTLIEFRLHGERRLAVAERQEGKTHWIVVDEKGQSHTIHPRQMTYKIAGESYKPAQISSFLQEVQRYLDPTGLEVAWELLVEDGTSVTDVEMASVLFSDKSAPLCYAAYYLLSEDRLYFKQKGDRYEPRPATQVAELKHQIEVEKERLLRRQEFVERVQKALAGEQVEWKRRERQRLEAIEKYAALLTDVVRAGLNQESLNRAYPPPAPVLETMNELGRPGTPQAAFQLLVDLGLWSPHENLYLRRSQIPVHFPDKVIEVAKQYAEFAPNDTDEHRLDLTHLKVYTIDDESTKEIDDGLSMETLADGRQRLWIHIADPSRLVSPGDELDLEARRRTTTLYLPTGMIPMFPPSLATGPMSLVQGKICWALSFGVLLDEKGAVEDYRISASLIKPTYRLTYEDVDEMLQLGIQAEPEIAAIAAWAKRRQSWRQSQGSINIHMPEAMIKVNGDEIIIEILEDSPARQLVAEMMILTGEVAAHYGKTHNIPLPFRSQPQPELPSEEELLRLPAGPVRFCAMRGCMPRSEMSITPGRHAGLGLETYTQVTSPIRRYTDLLAHFQIKAHLRGEPTPFSAQELQETMLGIGTAAQEARLVERQTNRYWGLEYLRRHGDQVWQALMLRWLREDDRLGLILLEDLGLELAMRFTHSVALGDRLEVRVSHADPRQDVIQFRQLIDQEAQPAGM